One Streptomyces formicae genomic window, GGCTGGTCCTGGCGCAGGGCCGTCGCGGCAGGGCGGGGGCGGGTGCGGGTGCGACAGGAGTGGTGGTGCCTGGCGGTCGGGGTGGTCCTCGGGTTGCTGGGGGAGTCGGTGGTGCCGGTGGTCCTGGGAGCGGCGGGGGTGCCGCTCGCGCGACGCGTGCGGAGGGCCAGAGAGGCCCGGGGCGCGAGGGAGCGGCGGGGGGACGCGGTGATCGAGATGTGCGGGGTGCTCGCGGGTGAGGTGCGGGCGGGGCGACAGCCGGGGGAGGCGCTGCGGGTGGCTCTTGGTGAGGCGGAGGCAGAGGCAGAGGTGGCTGTGGGTGCGGAAGGTGGGGGTGGTGCGGCTCGGAGTGCGGTGTTGGCGGCGGCGCGGTTCGGCGGGGACGTTCCCGGGGCGTTGGGGGATGCGGCGAAGGAGCCCGGCGCCGAGGGGCTGCTCGGGCTCGCGGCGTGCTGGCGGGTGGCGGTGGATCGCGGCGCGGGGCTCGCGGCGGGGCTTGAACGCCTGGAGGCCGCGCTGCGCTCAGAGCGTGATCAACGAGCTGATCTGCGGGCTCAGTTGGCGGGCGCGCGCTCGACCGCCGTGATGCTCGCGGGGCTGCCGCTGCTCGGCCTGCTGATGGGCACCGCGCTCGGCGCGGACCCACTGAGGGTGCTGCTGCACACGGGAGCGGGTCTCGGCTGCCTGGCGACGGGCGGAGTGCTGGAGGGCGCCGGGGTGTGGTGGGCGCTGCGGATCGTACGAGGGGCGGAGGGGCGATGAGGGGTGTCTACGGGCTGGGGGCGGTCGTGTGGGGTGTGGCGGCCGTGGTCTGGGTGGTGCTGACGGTGGTGGCGGCGAGGAGGGAGAGAGCGGCGCGGAGGAGGGCCGAGGAGGCGTTGGGGGTGCTGGTGACGCCTCCGGCGCGGGTGCGGCGGGAGCGGTGGCTCGGGCGGCTGGGCGGGGCGCGTGGGTGGCTCGCGGTGGCCGGGGCGGTGAGTGCGGGATACGTCCTGGTGGGCGGGGTGCCGGGGTTTCTCGTGGGGGTGGCTGCCGGGTACGGGGTGTGGCGCTGGCGGCGGGGGCGTGAGGTCGGGGAGGCAGGTCAGAGCGATGACCTGGAGGCGGCGCGGCAACTTCCTCTGGCGGCCGATCTGTTGGCGGCCTGCGTCGCCGCCGGGGCGAGCCCTGTGGCGGCCGCGCAAGCCGTCGGGGAGTCGCTGAGGGGGCCGGTGGGGGTGTGCCTGGCGAGGGGCGCGACCGAGTTGAGGTTCGGCGCCGAACCAGCCGACGCGTGGCGGAGGTTGGGTGCGATACCGGGCGCCGGGGCGCTGGCGCGGCTTCTGGAGCGGATGGGTGAGTCCGGCGCTCCGGCGGCGGAACCGGTGGCGCGCGTCGCCGCGGACGCGCGGGCCGAGCGGGGACGTACGGCGACGGCCGCGGCGCGGAGAGCGGCGGTGCTCATGACGGCGCCCGTGGGGCTGTGCTTCTTGCCCGCGTTCGTGGCGGTCGGGGTGCTGCCGGTGGTGATCGGGCTCGCGGACGGGTTGCTGAGCGTCGGCTGAAGCCGAAGTCGACGTCGATGTCGAGAAGTCGAACAACTGGTGTGAATTCCATGGGGGTTGAGATGTGTGGACAGGTGTGGGTGCGGACGCTGCGGCGGTGGGCTCGAGCGGTGGGCCGGGACGCCGGGATGGTCACTTCCGAGTACGCGATGGGGCTGATCGCGGCGGTGGGGTTCGCCGGGCTGCTCTACAAGGTGGTGACGAGCGGGCAGGTCAGGGCGGCACTGCAAGCGGTGGTGGAGAAGGCGCTCGATGTCCAGTTCTGAGAGGGCGGGCCCCGGGGGCCTGCGGCTCGGGGACCGGCGGCTCGGGGACCGGGGTTTCGTGACGGCGGAGGCGGCCGTGGTGTTGCCCACGCTGGTGCTGTTCACGATGGCGCTGGTCTGGGTGTTGCTGGCCGCGTCGGCGCAGATCCAGTGCGTCGACGCGGCCAGGGCCGGGGCACGAGCGGTGGCCAGGCAGGACCCGGAGTCCGCGGCGGTGGCGGCGGCGCGGCAGGCGGCGCCGGGCGGGGCGAGCGTGTCCGTGCGGCGCGAGGGCGACCTGGTGCGCGTGGAGGTCGCGGCGGACGCGCCGGGCCCGGCGGCACTCGGCATCGGGCTGCGCCTGCGGTCGGAGGCGGTGGCGTTGGCGGAGGAGACGGTGGGGGTGGGGGAGTGAGGGGCGCGAGGCGGCGCGGTGCGGGGCGGGATCGGGGTGCGAGGTGGCGCGGTGCGGGTCCGGACCGGGGCGCGGCCACGGTGTGGGTGGTCGTCGTGATGGCCGCGCTCTGTGTGGTCTGTGGCGCGGTCCTCGCGATGTCGCAGGCGATCGTGGCCCGGCACCGGGCGGGCGGCGCGGCGGACTTGGCGGCGCTCGCGGCGGCGGACCGCTGGGGCGAGGGGCGGGACGCGGCGTGTGACGCGGCCGGGAGGGTCGCGGCGGCGCAGGCGACACGGATGGTGCGGTGCGTCGTGCGCGGGCAGGTCTCCGAGGTCACGGTGACGGCGGAGGCGGGGCCCTTCGCCACGGAGGTGGGTGCGCGGGCGGGTCCTGCGGGTCCCGTCGGGGCGGACGAGGTGGTCGGCTCGGTGGAGTCGGTGCGCCCGGGTGCTCGTCCTACCCGGCAGCCGAGTCCGGTGCGTCCTTGAGGAGGGTCGTGAGGAGGCGGACGGCGCCGCGTTTGTGCAGAGGGTCGTTGCCGTTGCCGCATTTGGGGGACTGGATGCAGGAGGGGCAGCCCGCCTCGCATTCGCAGGAGGCGATGGCCTGGCGGGTGGCGGTGAGCCATTCGCGGGCCGTGTGGAAGGCCCGCTCGGCGAATCCGGCGCCGCCGGGGTGACCGTCGTAGACGAAGACCGTGGGAAGGAGGGTGTCCGGATGGAGGGGGATCGATACGCCGCCGATGTCCCAGCGGTCGCACGTGGCGAACAGCGGCAGCATGCCGATGGAGGCGTGCTCGGCGGCGTGCAGGGCGCCGCCGAGGATCTCGGGATTGACGCGGGCGGCGTCCAGTTGGTCCTCGGTGACGGTCCACCAGACCGCGCGGGTGCGCAGCGTCCGCGGGGGCAGGTCGAGCTTCGTCTCGCCGAGGACCTCGCCCGTGATGAGTTTCCTGCGCAGGAAGGAGACGACCTGGTTGGTGACTTCGACCGAGCCGTAGCACAGGCGTCCCGCGCCCCAGGGGACCTCGACGTCCGTTTCCAGGATGGAGATCGCGGTGGTGTCGCGGGCGGTCGTGGAGTACGGCGGTACGGCCTCCTCGACGAGGGCGACCGAGTCCTCCAGGTCGAGGTGGCGCACGAGATACGTGAGGCCCTGGTGGAGGTGGACCGCTCCCTCGTGCACGGTGGTGTGCGCGGCGGAGGCGTCGACGGTGCCGAGCAGGCGTCCCGTGCCCTCCTCGACGATCTGGACCGGCTTGCCGCCCTCGCCGCGGATGTCGGTGAGGTCGGCGGCCCGTTCGCGGCGGGTCCAGTGCCAGGCCCTGGTGCGGCGGCGCAGCAGTTTCGCGGCCTCCAGCTGCGGGAGCAGTTCCTCGGTCGCCGGACCGAACAGGGTCATGTCCTGGTCGGTGAGCGGGAGTTCCGCCGCGGCCGCGCAGAGGTGGGGCGCGAGGACGTACGGATTGTCGGGGTCCAGGACCGTCGACTCCACGGGCTGTTCGAACAGCGCCTCGGGATGGTGGACGAGATACGTGTCCAGCGGGTCGTCGCGGGCGACGAGGACGGCGAGGGCGCCCTGTCCGGAGCGGCCCGCCCGCCCCGCCTGCTGCCAAAGCGAGGCCCGCGTGCCCGGATATCCGGCGATGACGACGGCGTCCAACCCCGAGACGTCGACGCCCAGTTCGAGCGCGGTGGTGGCGGCGAGGCCGAGGAGCTCTCCGGAGTGCAGCGCACGCTCCAGGGCGCGGCGCTCCTCGGGGAGGTATCCGCCCCGGTAGGCGGCCACGCGGCGGACCAGGGAGCGGTCGACCTCGGCGAGGCGTTCCTGGGCGATCACCGAGATCAGTTCGGCGCCCCGCCGGGAGCGGACGAAGGCGACCGAGCGGACGCCCTGCACGGTGAGGTCGGTCAGCAGGTCCGCCGTCTCCGCGGTGGCGGTGCGGCGGACGGGGGCGCCCTTCTCGCCGTGGAGCTCGGTGAGCGGGGGCTCCCACAGGGCGAACACGAGGTCGCCGCGGGGTGAGGCGTCGTCGGCGACCTCGTGCACCGGGAGGCCGGTCAGGCGCTGCGCCGAGAGGGCCGGTTCGGCGGAGGTGGCGGAGGCGAGGAGGAAGACGGGCTCGGAGCCGTAGCGGGCGCAGAGGCGGCGCAGGCGGCGCAGGACCTGGGCGACGTGGGAGCCGAAGACGCCGCGGTAGGTGTGGCACTCGTCGATGACGACGTAGCGCAGCGCGCGCAGGAAGGAGGACCAGCGCGGGTGGGAGGGGAGTATCCCGCGGTGCAGCATGTCGGGGTTGGTCAGCACGTAATTGGCGTACTGGCGCACCCACTCGCGTTCCTCGACAGGGGTGTCGCCGTCGTACACGGCGGGCCGGATCGCGTTGCCGAGGGGGTCCGCGAGCTCGCGCACGGCCCGGCGCTGGTCGGCGGCGAGCGCCTTGGTCGGGGCCAGGTACAGGGCGGTCGTGCCGCGCCCGTTGGGGGCCTCGGAGCCGTCGAGCAGGGTGGAGAGCACGGGGGTGAGGTAGGCCAGGGACTTGCCGGAGGCGGTGCCGGTGGCGACGACCACGGATTCGCCGTCCAGGGCGTGCTCGGCGGCGCGTGCCTGGTGGGCCCACGGATGTTCGATGCCTGCCGCCTGGACAGCGGAAATGACCTCGGATCGGATGCGGTCGGGCCAGACGGCATACCGAGCCGCACGTGGGGGCAAGTGCTCCGTATGAGTGACGCGCGAAGCACGGCTCGGCCCCGCGGTGAGCCGGTCCAGGACCGTCCGCGGGGGCGTGTGTGCCGGGGCGCCCGAAGAGGGTCCTCCGGGAGGCGATTTTTTGGCCATCGGCACCGAGTGTGTCACTGGCGGGATGGACAATGGTCCGAAGGCGTCGTGCTCGCCTGCCGGTAAGTGATTGAATGCCATCGCGGCTGGCGATCCGTCCTGGGGGCTCTGCCGAGGTGTCCCGAGGGATGACCGCTCGATAGCAAGGTGCTGGAGGATCCGTGGACCTGTCCCTGTCGACCCGTACCGTCGGCGATCGTACGGTCGTCGAGGTCGGTGGCGAAATCGACGTATATACCGCGCCCAAGCTGCGCGAGCAGTTGGTCGAGTTGGTGAACGACGGCAGTTTCCATCTTGTCGTCGACATGGAGGGCGTGGACTTCCTCGACTCCACCGGACTCGGCGTGCTGGTCGGCGGCCTGAAGCGCGTGCGTGCCCATGAGGGCTCGCTGCGCCTGGTCTGCAACCAGGAGCGCATTCTCAAGATCTTCCGCATTACCGGCCTCACCAAGGTGTTCCCCATTCACACCTCGGTCGAGGAAGCGGTCGCGGCCACCGACTGAGTGCCGGTCGGCCCAGGCCGACCGACCGAGAGCCGGACGTTCCGGGCCCCGGCCCGGGACGGCAGTACAGCAGGGGACCGGGCCTGCGGCCCGGCCCCCTGACAGCACGCGCGTATGTCGAGGGGGATGCATGGCCACCGTTGAACTCCGCTTCAGCGCGCTGCCTGAGCACGTCAGGACCGCTCGCCTGGTGGCGGCCGCGGTCGCGCGCAGGGCCGGGGTGGACGAGGCCGTTCTCGACGAGGTGAGGCTCGCGGTCGGCGAGGCCTGCACGCGTGCCGTCGGACTTCATCAGAGCGCCGGTGTCACCGAGCCGGTGCGGGTCGCGCTGATCGAGGACGAGAAGCAGTTCTCCATCGAGGTCGGCGACGAGGCGCCACGCGCCGCTCCCGGTGACCGGGCGCCCGGTGCGTCGGCCGGTGCCGGCGAGGACCTGGAGGCCGAGGGCGAGGACGAGATGGGTCTCGCCGTCATCAGCGGTCTCGTGGATGACGTGGAGGTCACCGCGGGCGCGTCCGGTGGCTTGATCCGGATGAGCTGGCCGACGGCTCCCGTCTCCCTTCTGCCCTGAGATCCGGGGCCTCCCGCCCCGACGTATCCGGACTCTCCCGTCCGGTTCCCCGGGAGCTGTCGCAGGCCGACGCAGGCCCTGTCACCACCACGGTGAACAGGGCCTTTTCTTTTTCTGATCATTTAACGGCCTAGATCGACGATCTTTCGTCAACGCTTTTGAGGCATTACTGCTTTCGGGGTCAATCCGGGCCGACGATCATTTGCTGAGTAGCAATCTCAGGTCAATTCCGTTTGTGGCGCTCTGTTTTGATCAGGTTCCGCTCCCTACAATCCGTCCACATCTTGAGCTCAGCCCAAGCGTCAAGGAGGACGAATGGCGGGGCTTTCTACCCCTCATCAGATCGACCATCCCTCAACCTTCGCAGCCGCAGTACTGACCGACGACAACCGCCTCATCGTGATGGTCATCGCGGCCGTCGCGCTCGCGGCGCTCGTGGTCGCCGGTGTCCTGGTGCGCCAGGTGCTCGCGGCCGGCGAGGGCACCGACAGCATGAAGAAGATCGCGGCAGCGGTCCAGGAAGGCGCCAATGCCTATCTGGGACGGCAGTTGCGCACTCTCGGCGTATTCGCCGTCGTGGTGTTCTTCCTGCTCATGCTGCTGCCCGCGGACGACTGGAATCAGCGCGCCGGACGATCGATCTTCTTCTTGATCGGTGCGGCGTTCTCGGCGACCACCGGCTATATCGGTATGTGGCTCGCCGTGCGCAGCAATGTGCGCGTGGCGGCCGCCGCCCGAGAGGCCACTCCGGCGGAGGGTGAGCCCGAAAAGGATCTCACCGCCGTTTCGCACAAGGCCATGAAGATCGCTTTCCGCACGGGCGGCGTCGTCGGCATGTTCACGGTGGGGCTCGGTCTTCTGGGCGCCTCCTGTGTGGTGCTCGTCTACGCGGCCGACGCGCCGAAGGTGCTGGAAGGTTTCGGCCTGGGTGCCGCGCTGATCGCGATGTTCATGCGCGTCGGCGGCGGCATCTTCACCAAGGCCGCCGACGTCGGCGCCGACCTGGTCGGCAAGGTCGAGCAGGGCATTCCGGAGGACGATCCGCGCAATGCCGCGACCATCGCCGACAACGTGGGCGACAACGTCGGCGACTGTGCCGGTATGGCCGCCGACCTCTTCGAGTCGTACGCCGTGACGCTGGTCGCCGCGCTGATCCTCGGCAAGGTGGCGTTCGGCGACTCCGGGCTCGCCTTCCCGCTGATCGTCCCGGCCATCGGCGTCATCACCGCGATGATCGGCATCTTCGCGGTGGCGCCGAGGCGCTCCGACCGCAGTGGCATGAGCGCCATCAACCGCGGCTTCTTCATCTCCGCGGTCATCTCGCTGGCGCTCGTGGCCGCGGCCGTCTTCGTCTACCTCCCGTCCTCGTACGCGGACCTGGACGGCGTCACGGACGCGGCGATCAAGGGCCACGACGGCGATCCGCGGATCCTCGCGGTCGTCGCCGTCGCCATCGGCATCGTGATGGCCGCGCTGATCCAGCAGCTCACCGGCTACTTCACCGAGACCACCCGGCGTCCCGTGAAGGACATCGGCAAGACCTCGCTGACAGGACCTGCCACCGTCGTCCTGGCCGGGATCTCGATCGGTCTCGAGTCGGCCGTCTACACCGCGCTGTTGATCGGGCTCGGCGTGTACGGGGCGTTCCTGCTCGGCGGTACGTCGATCATGCTCGCCCTGTTCGCGGTGGCGCTCGCCGGTACCGGCCTGCTCACCACGGTCGGTGTCATCGTCGCGATGGACACTTTCGGCCCCGTTTCGGACAACGCCCAGGGCATCGCCGAGATGTCCGGCGACGTCACGGGATCGGGCGCGCAGGTGCTCACCGACCTGGACGCGGTCGGCAACACCACCAAGGCCATCACCAAGGGCATCGCCATCGCCACCGCGGTCCTCGCGGCCTCGGCGCTCTTCGGGTCGTACCGCGACGCCATCGCGGAAGCGGCCAAGGACGTCGGCGAGAAGCTGGGCGACGGCGCGCCGATGAATCTCGTGATGGACATCTCACAGCCCAA contains:
- a CDS encoding type II secretion system F family protein; the protein is MWAAALCVGGAAWLMGARDLRARRVRVVLGGGGPQGAGGWSWRRAVAAGRGRVRVRQEWWCLAVGVVLGLLGESVVPVVLGAAGVPLARRVRRAREARGARERRGDAVIEMCGVLAGEVRAGRQPGEALRVALGEAEAEAEVAVGAEGGGGAARSAVLAAARFGGDVPGALGDAAKEPGAEGLLGLAACWRVAVDRGAGLAAGLERLEAALRSERDQRADLRAQLAGARSTAVMLAGLPLLGLLMGTALGADPLRVLLHTGAGLGCLATGGVLEGAGVWWALRIVRGAEGR
- a CDS encoding type II secretion system F family protein, with amino-acid sequence MRGVYGLGAVVWGVAAVVWVVLTVVAARRERAARRRAEEALGVLVTPPARVRRERWLGRLGGARGWLAVAGAVSAGYVLVGGVPGFLVGVAAGYGVWRWRRGREVGEAGQSDDLEAARQLPLAADLLAACVAAGASPVAAAQAVGESLRGPVGVCLARGATELRFGAEPADAWRRLGAIPGAGALARLLERMGESGAPAAEPVARVAADARAERGRTATAAARRAAVLMTAPVGLCFLPAFVAVGVLPVVIGLADGLLSVG
- a CDS encoding DUF4244 domain-containing protein; protein product: MVTSEYAMGLIAAVGFAGLLYKVVTSGQVRAALQAVVEKALDVQF
- a CDS encoding TadE family type IV pilus minor pilin translates to MSSSERAGPGGLRLGDRRLGDRGFVTAEAAVVLPTLVLFTMALVWVLLAASAQIQCVDAARAGARAVARQDPESAAVAAARQAAPGGASVSVRREGDLVRVEVAADAPGPAALGIGLRLRSEAVALAEETVGVGE
- a CDS encoding Rv3654c family TadE-like protein, yielding MRGARRRGAGRDRGARWRGAGPDRGAATVWVVVVMAALCVVCGAVLAMSQAIVARHRAGGAADLAALAAADRWGEGRDAACDAAGRVAAAQATRMVRCVVRGQVSEVTVTAEAGPFATEVGARAGPAGPVGADEVVGSVESVRPGARPTRQPSPVRP
- a CDS encoding DEAD/DEAH box helicase, with product MAFNHLPAGEHDAFGPLSIPPVTHSVPMAKKSPPGGPSSGAPAHTPPRTVLDRLTAGPSRASRVTHTEHLPPRAARYAVWPDRIRSEVISAVQAAGIEHPWAHQARAAEHALDGESVVVATGTASGKSLAYLTPVLSTLLDGSEAPNGRGTTALYLAPTKALAADQRRAVRELADPLGNAIRPAVYDGDTPVEEREWVRQYANYVLTNPDMLHRGILPSHPRWSSFLRALRYVVIDECHTYRGVFGSHVAQVLRRLRRLCARYGSEPVFLLASATSAEPALSAQRLTGLPVHEVADDASPRGDLVFALWEPPLTELHGEKGAPVRRTATAETADLLTDLTVQGVRSVAFVRSRRGAELISVIAQERLAEVDRSLVRRVAAYRGGYLPEERRALERALHSGELLGLAATTALELGVDVSGLDAVVIAGYPGTRASLWQQAGRAGRSGQGALAVLVARDDPLDTYLVHHPEALFEQPVESTVLDPDNPYVLAPHLCAAAAELPLTDQDMTLFGPATEELLPQLEAAKLLRRRTRAWHWTRRERAADLTDIRGEGGKPVQIVEEGTGRLLGTVDASAAHTTVHEGAVHLHQGLTYLVRHLDLEDSVALVEEAVPPYSTTARDTTAISILETDVEVPWGAGRLCYGSVEVTNQVVSFLRRKLITGEVLGETKLDLPPRTLRTRAVWWTVTEDQLDAARVNPEILGGALHAAEHASIGMLPLFATCDRWDIGGVSIPLHPDTLLPTVFVYDGHPGGAGFAERAFHTAREWLTATRQAIASCECEAGCPSCIQSPKCGNGNDPLHKRGAVRLLTTLLKDAPDSAAG
- the bldG gene encoding anti-sigma factor antagonist BldG, translated to MDLSLSTRTVGDRTVVEVGGEIDVYTAPKLREQLVELVNDGSFHLVVDMEGVDFLDSTGLGVLVGGLKRVRAHEGSLRLVCNQERILKIFRITGLTKVFPIHTSVEEAVAATD
- a CDS encoding ATP-binding protein, producing the protein MATVELRFSALPEHVRTARLVAAAVARRAGVDEAVLDEVRLAVGEACTRAVGLHQSAGVTEPVRVALIEDEKQFSIEVGDEAPRAAPGDRAPGASAGAGEDLEAEGEDEMGLAVISGLVDDVEVTAGASGGLIRMSWPTAPVSLLP
- a CDS encoding sodium-translocating pyrophosphatase; the protein is MAGLSTPHQIDHPSTFAAAVLTDDNRLIVMVIAAVALAALVVAGVLVRQVLAAGEGTDSMKKIAAAVQEGANAYLGRQLRTLGVFAVVVFFLLMLLPADDWNQRAGRSIFFLIGAAFSATTGYIGMWLAVRSNVRVAAAAREATPAEGEPEKDLTAVSHKAMKIAFRTGGVVGMFTVGLGLLGASCVVLVYAADAPKVLEGFGLGAALIAMFMRVGGGIFTKAADVGADLVGKVEQGIPEDDPRNAATIADNVGDNVGDCAGMAADLFESYAVTLVAALILGKVAFGDSGLAFPLIVPAIGVITAMIGIFAVAPRRSDRSGMSAINRGFFISAVISLALVAAAVFVYLPSSYADLDGVTDAAIKGHDGDPRILAVVAVAIGIVMAALIQQLTGYFTETTRRPVKDIGKTSLTGPATVVLAGISIGLESAVYTALLIGLGVYGAFLLGGTSIMLALFAVALAGTGLLTTVGVIVAMDTFGPVSDNAQGIAEMSGDVTGSGAQVLTDLDAVGNTTKAITKGIAIATAVLAASALFGSYRDAIAEAAKDVGEKLGDGAPMNLVMDISQPNNLVGLILGAAVVFLFSGLAINAVSRSAGAVVYEVRRQFREHPGIMDYSEEPEYGRVVDICTKDALRELATPGLLAVLTPIAVGFSLGVGALGSFLAGAIGTGTLMAVFLANSGGAWDNAKKLVEDGHHGGKGSEAHAAVVIGDTVGDPFKDTAGPAINPLLKVMNLVALLIAPAVVKFSYGDDASVGMRVLIAVLSIAVIIGAVYLSKRRGIAVGDEGNSETVAKPADPAVVS